The DNA sequence ATTGAAGAAAAGATTCTGTATTTTCAACTTTGGCTCATAGGGATGAACTGTCCAATATGCACATCCTGCTCCTTATTTTTGTACTTTCACAATTTGTGGATTGTGGGTCTAGCATAAAGATGGGGTGAACAATGCGCTCTTAACAAATCACAAACAAATATGTCACCAAGTTTGGCAATTGCATGCACCTAAGCATCCGTAGTTTTCTGGACAATGTAGCTTTGCATTAATGGCCCTAAAGACGCTGTAAAGTTTAATTGCCTTATTGTGCTTCCTCTAGAAACTTAGACTGCAACAGTTTTCATGAAACGTAGAGGATGCTTATTTCACAGTCTTAAAAGTACCCTAAGTTCTCATCATGCTATACAAGCATTCTGGcttgaaagagaggaaaaaaactCATCCTTGTCTGAGAAATGGTCTCTGCTCCAGGAAGATGTTGCTTTGAACTGATTAAGGTGCCATTCTCCTCAGTAACAGCTTGTACAAGTAGAACATATCCCAAATCCCATGATCACGTGGCCATTACATTAACAACAGTAGTTCCAAATTCGTGCTCCAATTAAGgctaattttcttcaaaaacatCTTGTCAGGGCAGTCATAGTAACGTCATAAGTATTTCTAAGCCTTCATCTTTTTGGTTATGATAAGCTTTCATCCTTACATGAGAAATATAGCTCAGCCATTGTCCAAGATTGACATTACTATGAGATTACTATGGAAATGATTCTTGTTAGAATGAAGTAATTCTCTCCTGTAAGCAAGGCACAAGCCACAGCATGTTGCCCCAAAAGCAAAATCCCACACTTAATTTGGAGAATCACCTAGTTTTCctaagaaaagagagagattcttTAACCACAAAGAAATTGATCTAcataaaaggagaaaatagaTTCTCACAAAGTGCCACTCTGTCGAAGGCATAGCTCAAGTTAAAAGTTAAGACATGTAACTGACTTGTTTGATAGTTCAATGACTCACAACAGTATATTTCTATGCAATATACCAACCTAGGAAATCCAGTTCCACATCAATTACTGAAGAGAGTGTACCTGCATGTAATTGGTAAGGTACAAAAGAGGATCTACTTACCGCACTAGAGTCTTGGCCAATAACAAGAACAACCATTTCGGGTTTGAAACTCTCCACGGCTGGCACAACCAGCTCAGTCATGGCATACTCGTATCCCCTGTCTCCTGTTCCATTTGGCAAGGGAATGTTCATGTTATACCCATATCCTTCACCTTCACCGAGCTCATCGACAGATCCATTTTGCGGATGAGATGGACCCCACGACCCGTGATTCATGTGGAGAGAGATGGTAAGAACGTCGTTGGATTGGTAAAACCCCTCTGCTGTTCCATTTCCATAGTGCACATCTATATCAACCACGACAACCCTTTTGCACCCGGAGTCCAATGCCAATCGAACTGCTAGACCGGCATTGTTTAAGAAGCAATACCCATCGGCTTGAGAAGGCTGAGCATGGTGACCAGGTGGCCTCACTAGTGCGTATGCAATGTTCCCCTTACCATCGAGTACATGTTTCATAGCAGACAGTGTGTTACCGGCAGCAAGAAGCGCGGCACCCCATGACCCAGGGTTCAAGAAAGTTCCGCAGCAAAGAACTTTCCCTCCACTTTTATCGGCTTCCACTAGTTCTTTTATGTATTCTGGAAGTTCAAAGATGAGAATCACATCCAATTTGAGGTGGTTTTCCACATTCAACTTATCACCAACCCAATGCGGCTGCCATGAAAGGAACACGTTCGACAGCCTCACAAGTTAACTGTAACAACTCCGACTACTACACCAAAACTTCTGAGTGCAGACATTTTCCACTGCTAATCACGCGGCATGGTGTTTAACAGGTTAAATGCTGAAACAAACATATTCAGAGAGCCATTTTCTTTTCAGGAAGTCGGTTATCTCGAGTCCCTGAGGATACATTTCTCTCACAACTAAGAAGTA is a window from the Rhodamnia argentea isolate NSW1041297 chromosome 8, ASM2092103v1, whole genome shotgun sequence genome containing:
- the LOC115735464 gene encoding histone deacetylase 8, translated to MAAASPSPPPSTGRVDAFWHDGMLNHDTGRGVFDTGSDPGFLDVLERHPENPDRVRNMVSILKRGPISPYVSWHSATPALISQLLSFHSPEYIKELVEADKSGGKVLCCGTFLNPGSWGAALLAAGNTLSAMKHVLDGKGNIAYALVRPPGHHAQPSQADGYCFLNNAGLAVRLALDSGCKRVVVVDIDVHYGNGTAEGFYQSNDVLTISLHMNHGSWGPSHPQNGSVDELGEGEGYGYNMNIPLPNGTGDRGYEYAMTELVVPAVESFKPEMVVLVIGQDSSAFDPNGRQCLTMDGYRAIGRQIRSFTDRHSGGRILIVQEGGYHVTYSAYCLHATLEGILDLPDPLLADPIAYYPEDETFPVKVVDSIKRYLVDKVPFFKEH